The following are encoded in a window of Halosolutus halophilus genomic DNA:
- a CDS encoding heme NO-binding domain-containing protein, producing the protein MHGIVHKTLKEYVVARTDDETWATVVDYAGVEQTLYLPVSHYDDDEAEAILATVSEMAVQDRRAIERDFGRMLAPNLLQTFDAHIDTDRGLEGVLTSIETTLDDIETATEEPSLPDVTGRPAPEADAVVVTYRTHRNRDYCALAHGILEGIVTAFDADATVTKTACVDDGSEACRFRVAFA; encoded by the coding sequence ATGCACGGAATCGTCCACAAGACGCTCAAAGAGTACGTCGTCGCGAGAACCGACGACGAGACCTGGGCGACAGTCGTCGATTACGCCGGCGTCGAGCAGACGCTGTATCTGCCCGTGTCACACTACGACGACGACGAGGCCGAGGCGATCCTCGCGACCGTCTCGGAGATGGCGGTCCAGGATCGACGAGCGATCGAACGCGACTTCGGGCGAATGCTCGCGCCGAACCTGTTACAGACGTTCGATGCCCACATCGACACCGATCGGGGACTCGAGGGAGTACTTACGTCGATCGAGACGACCCTGGACGACATCGAGACGGCGACCGAAGAGCCGTCGCTCCCGGACGTCACCGGTCGCCCGGCGCCGGAAGCGGACGCCGTCGTCGTCACCTACCGAACCCACCGGAACCGCGACTACTGTGCGCTGGCCCACGGGATTCTCGAAGGGATCGTGACGGCGTTCGACGCCGACGCGACCGTCACGAAGACGGCCTGTGTCGACGACGGTAGCGAGGCTTGCCGGTTCCGCGTGGCCTTCGCGTGA
- a CDS encoding CARDB domain-containing protein, protein MTSRAWLVFVTCLLVVAVPASVGAVDTHGPPRPTAAPADATYAGLSAASAEGGTTTAATANDVLHRTTVLRHLPDRPGEFETEMTFRVPDPVTELEVELEPAASVESTDGFQRTEKGTYRWTGVTDEPTIRFTMPADRTGDDGHEDAADERVGPPSRDGDGYTFVDTGDWGVVRVPGVGLSFRWTEPVGIEETVTVDGPGATGGDIAYFGPVTEYERTGDGERIRLAVADDATLAEPPGEILDALVGASDRLDVGASHDEVFVVAVPTDVEWAARGLQYGESDAWVVADAPLDEANTVWLHEYVHTRQAFANPDVGTTTETAWLVEAQAEYYAGLFALERGLVDFDAFADDLEAGERDPYADAILADPTTWTDDRTDYVTGPLVYGEIDRQLRLATDGDRTLADAFRTLNRNDGAVSEDDFLAAIAAEGGTDVRSVAERYTRTDRRPETWSRTAHEAAFDQPVAQFAYELDAAPIEVGGEPWSPGEPSDADAVAEITVPAGESVTIPVVISNVGDRDGTADATLAVDGDVVDHRRVELAAGDRTSDALTWTPPEPGTYDLRIGSDRLTVSVRSPASVTVTGLEVHPDVAEPGEEVSVTATVEAAADRPGAAVLAFRTPAGTVAEALVVVAPGERETVTETMTFDDSGRFEVAVGDQSTTVTVGPNPIDRVEALPGFGAPTALAALAGLVLALVAVFGRRP, encoded by the coding sequence GTGACCTCCCGGGCCTGGCTCGTCTTCGTCACCTGTTTGCTCGTCGTCGCAGTTCCCGCGAGCGTCGGCGCTGTCGATACGCACGGGCCGCCCCGGCCGACGGCGGCTCCGGCCGACGCCACGTACGCCGGATTGTCCGCCGCTTCCGCGGAGGGCGGGACCACCACCGCCGCGACGGCGAACGACGTCCTCCACCGAACCACCGTCCTCCGTCACCTGCCCGATCGGCCGGGCGAGTTCGAGACCGAGATGACGTTCCGCGTGCCCGATCCGGTGACGGAACTCGAGGTCGAACTCGAACCTGCAGCGTCCGTCGAGTCGACCGACGGCTTCCAACGGACCGAGAAGGGAACCTACCGCTGGACCGGTGTGACCGACGAGCCGACGATCCGGTTCACGATGCCGGCCGATCGGACGGGAGACGACGGTCACGAGGACGCCGCGGACGAACGAGTCGGTCCCCCGTCACGCGACGGTGACGGCTACACCTTCGTCGATACGGGCGACTGGGGCGTCGTCCGGGTGCCGGGGGTCGGACTCTCCTTCCGGTGGACCGAACCCGTCGGCATCGAGGAGACGGTCACCGTCGACGGCCCCGGCGCGACCGGCGGCGATATCGCGTACTTCGGGCCGGTGACCGAGTACGAACGAACGGGCGACGGGGAGCGCATCAGGCTCGCCGTCGCCGACGACGCGACGCTCGCCGAGCCGCCCGGGGAGATTCTCGACGCGCTCGTCGGCGCGAGCGATCGGCTGGACGTCGGTGCGAGCCACGACGAGGTGTTCGTCGTCGCGGTGCCGACCGACGTCGAGTGGGCGGCCCGCGGGCTCCAGTACGGCGAGTCCGACGCGTGGGTCGTCGCCGACGCACCCCTCGACGAGGCGAACACCGTCTGGCTCCACGAGTACGTCCACACGCGGCAGGCGTTTGCCAACCCCGACGTCGGAACCACGACCGAGACGGCGTGGCTCGTCGAGGCCCAGGCGGAGTACTACGCGGGGCTGTTCGCGCTCGAACGGGGACTGGTCGACTTCGACGCGTTCGCCGACGACCTCGAGGCGGGCGAACGCGACCCCTACGCGGACGCCATCCTCGCGGACCCGACGACCTGGACGGACGATCGGACGGACTACGTGACCGGACCGCTCGTCTACGGCGAGATCGATCGCCAGCTCCGGCTCGCGACGGACGGCGATCGGACGCTCGCGGACGCGTTCCGGACGTTGAACCGGAACGACGGGGCCGTCTCCGAGGACGACTTCCTCGCGGCGATCGCGGCCGAGGGCGGCACGGACGTGCGATCGGTCGCCGAGCGGTACACCCGGACCGATCGGAGGCCCGAGACGTGGTCTCGGACGGCCCACGAGGCCGCCTTCGATCAGCCCGTCGCGCAGTTCGCCTACGAACTGGACGCAGCCCCGATCGAGGTCGGCGGCGAGCCGTGGAGCCCCGGCGAGCCGTCCGATGCGGACGCGGTGGCCGAGATCACGGTGCCCGCCGGCGAATCCGTCACGATCCCGGTTGTCATCAGTAACGTCGGCGATCGGGACGGCACTGCAGACGCGACGCTCGCAGTCGACGGCGACGTCGTCGATCACCGGCGGGTCGAACTCGCGGCCGGCGATCGGACGTCGGACGCCCTCACGTGGACGCCCCCGGAACCCGGCACGTACGACCTGCGGATCGGTTCGGATCGCCTGACGGTGTCCGTCCGATCGCCCGCGAGCGTGACCGTGACCGGGCTGGAGGTCCATCCGGACGTCGCCGAACCCGGCGAGGAAGTGTCGGTCACCGCGACGGTCGAAGCCGCGGCCGATCGGCCGGGAGCGGCCGTCCTCGCGTTCCGGACGCCGGCGGGAACCGTCGCCGAGGCGCTCGTCGTCGTCGCCCCGGGCGAGCGCGAGACGGTCACGGAGACGATGACGTTCGACGACAGCGGGCGGTTCGAGGTCGCCGTCGGCGACCAGTCGACGACGGTTACGGTCGGGCCGAATCCGATCGACAGGGTCGAAGCTCTACCCGGATTCGGCGCTCCAACTGCGCTGGCGGCGCTTGCGGGACTCGTCCTGGCGCTGGTCGCGGTGTTCGGCCGCCGGCCCTAG
- a CDS encoding DUF4382 domain-containing protein, translating into MPEKQSSHDRSRNDDRFKSIVGRRAFIAAGSGVSATLLAGCTADSTPADDENTEGSTDDADTESGNFRLLISDMPADIGDFDRLDVTFDRARIFDGGNEEADDEDESDDDKEAADEEEQADDGDGADDPDDDEEDEEESEKEDDEENENVERKRGFYILDLDGATVDLTQVVGDKATNVFEGGLSEGTYQKIELYVSDVEGIVDGEAVEVNVPNEKLQINKSFEIGGDDSVEFVFDINVVKRGPDNGYNLKPVISKSGVNGKDIDVQEVKDDADKGDEKKKKGAGDEDGAAETEENGTDEDDDGADN; encoded by the coding sequence ATGCCAGAAAAGCAGTCGAGTCACGATCGCAGCCGAAACGACGATCGGTTCAAATCCATCGTTGGGCGCCGCGCGTTCATCGCCGCTGGCAGTGGTGTCAGTGCGACGCTGCTCGCCGGGTGCACGGCAGATAGTACGCCGGCGGACGATGAGAACACCGAGGGGTCCACGGACGACGCGGATACCGAGAGTGGAAACTTCCGGCTGCTCATCAGTGACATGCCGGCCGACATCGGAGATTTCGACAGGCTGGACGTCACCTTCGACAGGGCTCGTATCTTCGACGGCGGGAACGAGGAAGCGGACGACGAAGACGAATCGGACGACGACAAAGAAGCCGCAGACGAAGAAGAACAGGCGGACGACGGGGACGGTGCCGACGATCCGGACGACGACGAGGAAGACGAGGAGGAATCCGAGAAAGAAGACGACGAAGAAAACGAGAACGTCGAGCGAAAACGCGGGTTCTACATCCTCGACCTCGACGGTGCGACGGTGGATCTCACGCAGGTCGTCGGTGACAAAGCGACGAACGTCTTCGAGGGAGGCCTGTCGGAAGGCACCTACCAGAAGATCGAACTTTACGTCTCGGACGTCGAGGGGATCGTCGACGGCGAAGCGGTGGAGGTGAACGTCCCGAACGAAAAACTGCAGATCAACAAATCCTTCGAGATCGGTGGCGACGACTCCGTCGAGTTCGTGTTCGACATCAACGTGGTCAAGCGCGGGCCGGACAACGGCTACAATCTGAAGCCCGTGATTTCGAAGAGTGGTGTCAACGGCAAGGATATCGACGTCCAAGAGGTGAAAGACGACGCGGACAAAGGTGACGAGAAAAAGAAGAAAGGAGCCGGCGATGAGGACGGTGCCGCCGAGACGGAGGAAAACGGCACTGATGAGGACGACGACGGAGCCGACAATTGA
- the ileS gene encoding isoleucine--tRNA ligase: MSRFGEVDDQYDPHELEQRVFEYWDEVDAYEQTVEHRSDGESFFFVDGPPYTSGSAHMGTTWNKSLKDVYLRFFRMQGYDVTDRPGYDMHGLPIETRVEERLGFENKQDIEEYGEENFIQECKDYANEQLEGLQSDFQDFGVWMDWENPYRTVSPEYMEAAWWGFSKAAERGLVEKGHRSISQCPRCETAIANNEVEYEDVEDPSIYVKFDLTDREGSIVIWTTTPWTIPANTFVAVDEEGDYVGVRAKKSAEQRSAEDDEEELLYVAEAKYEDVLKEGRYEDYEIVEELTGEELIGWSYEHPLVEEVPDHVDAEGAFEVYAADYVDTHGDGTGLVHSAPGHGEEDFERGRELGFPIFCPVDSDGVYAEEGGKYEGQFVKDADEEIVADLEANGTLLASGTTTHSYGHCWRCDTGIIQIVTDQWFITITDVKDELLENIGDSEWHPEWARDNRFRDFVEEAPDWNVSRQRYWGIPLPVWTPEDRDDDQDRIVVADREELADRVDQEIDPDEVDLHKDTVDDLTITEDGTTYTRVPDVFDVWLDSSVASWGTLNYPEDDSRFDELWPADFILEAHDQTRGWFWSQLGMGTAALGEIPYREVLMHGHALMPDGRAMSKSKDILIDPHEAIDRHGRDVMRLFLLSNNPQGDDMRFSWDGMQTMENHLRTLWNVFRFPLPYMRLDDFDPQQTTLEDVDDDLELIDEWILARLQSTKAEMTAHFEDFRQDKAVDALVEFVVDDLSRFYVQAVRERMWEEEDSASKRAAYATIYRVLREIVALLAPYAPFVSDEIYGTLTGDAGHDTVHMCDWPGVEEYWEDEQLEDDVELLRAIEEAGANARQQAGRKLRWPVPRVVVAPNDERVVEAVERHTPLLEDRLNARDIELVSPDDRWGELEYSAEADMSELGPAFGDRAETVMNALNEARVEEPSLEAIEAAVADVLEADEELEESMVSFVTQTPEGVAGSAFGLNGDDRGVVYVDASLTDDIESEGYAREVIRRVQEMRKDLDLDVEERIALDLEIDDDRVAALVDERTDLIREEVRADEIGTVEDGHRKEWEVEDVDVTIAIEPLATAEASD, from the coding sequence ATGAGCAGGTTCGGCGAGGTCGACGACCAGTACGATCCCCACGAACTCGAACAGCGGGTGTTCGAGTACTGGGACGAGGTCGACGCCTACGAACAGACGGTCGAGCATCGCTCGGACGGTGAATCCTTCTTCTTCGTGGACGGCCCGCCGTACACGTCCGGATCGGCGCACATGGGGACTACCTGGAACAAGTCTCTCAAGGACGTCTACCTCCGCTTCTTCCGGATGCAGGGGTACGACGTCACCGATCGGCCGGGGTACGACATGCACGGGTTGCCGATCGAGACCCGCGTCGAGGAACGACTCGGCTTCGAGAACAAGCAGGACATCGAGGAGTACGGCGAGGAGAACTTCATCCAGGAGTGCAAAGACTACGCCAACGAGCAACTCGAGGGCCTGCAGTCGGACTTCCAGGACTTCGGCGTCTGGATGGACTGGGAGAACCCCTACCGGACGGTCAGTCCGGAGTACATGGAGGCCGCCTGGTGGGGCTTCTCGAAGGCCGCCGAGCGCGGTCTCGTCGAAAAGGGCCACCGATCCATCTCGCAGTGTCCCCGCTGTGAGACCGCGATCGCGAACAACGAGGTCGAGTACGAGGACGTCGAGGACCCCTCGATCTACGTCAAATTCGACCTCACCGACCGCGAGGGCTCGATCGTCATCTGGACGACGACCCCGTGGACCATCCCCGCGAACACGTTCGTCGCGGTCGACGAGGAGGGCGACTACGTCGGCGTCCGCGCGAAGAAGAGCGCGGAGCAACGCTCCGCGGAGGATGACGAGGAAGAACTCCTCTACGTCGCCGAAGCGAAGTACGAGGACGTCCTGAAGGAGGGCCGGTACGAGGACTACGAGATCGTCGAGGAGTTGACCGGCGAGGAACTGATCGGCTGGTCGTACGAGCACCCGCTCGTCGAGGAGGTGCCGGACCACGTCGACGCCGAGGGCGCGTTCGAGGTCTACGCCGCGGACTACGTCGACACGCACGGCGACGGGACCGGCCTCGTCCACTCCGCGCCGGGCCACGGTGAGGAGGACTTCGAGCGCGGTCGCGAACTCGGCTTCCCGATCTTCTGTCCCGTCGACAGCGACGGCGTTTACGCCGAGGAAGGGGGCAAGTACGAGGGCCAGTTCGTCAAGGACGCCGACGAAGAGATCGTGGCGGACCTCGAGGCCAACGGCACATTGCTCGCGTCGGGTACCACCACCCACAGCTACGGGCACTGCTGGCGCTGTGACACGGGCATCATCCAGATCGTCACCGATCAGTGGTTCATCACGATCACGGACGTCAAGGACGAACTCCTCGAGAACATCGGGGACAGCGAGTGGCACCCCGAGTGGGCCCGCGACAACCGTTTCCGGGACTTCGTCGAGGAGGCCCCCGACTGGAACGTCTCCCGCCAGCGCTACTGGGGCATCCCGTTGCCGGTCTGGACGCCCGAAGACCGCGACGACGATCAGGACCGGATCGTCGTCGCCGATCGCGAGGAACTCGCCGATCGGGTCGACCAGGAGATCGATCCCGACGAGGTCGACCTCCACAAGGACACGGTCGACGACCTCACGATCACCGAGGACGGCACGACCTACACGCGCGTGCCCGACGTCTTCGACGTCTGGCTCGACTCCTCCGTGGCGTCGTGGGGGACGCTGAACTACCCCGAGGACGACAGCCGGTTCGACGAACTCTGGCCCGCGGACTTCATCCTCGAGGCCCACGACCAGACCCGGGGCTGGTTCTGGTCCCAGTTGGGCATGGGTACCGCCGCGCTCGGCGAGATTCCATACAGGGAGGTGCTGATGCACGGCCACGCGCTCATGCCCGACGGCCGCGCGATGTCGAAGTCCAAGGACATCCTGATCGATCCCCACGAGGCGATCGATCGCCACGGCCGGGACGTGATGCGGCTGTTCCTGCTGTCGAACAACCCGCAGGGCGACGACATGCGCTTCTCCTGGGACGGCATGCAGACGATGGAGAACCACTTGCGGACGCTGTGGAACGTCTTCCGGTTCCCGCTGCCGTACATGCGCCTGGACGATTTCGACCCGCAGCAGACGACCCTCGAGGACGTCGACGACGACCTCGAACTGATCGACGAGTGGATCCTCGCCCGGTTGCAGTCCACGAAGGCCGAGATGACCGCCCACTTCGAGGACTTCCGCCAGGACAAGGCGGTCGACGCCCTCGTCGAGTTCGTCGTCGACGACCTCTCGCGGTTCTACGTGCAGGCGGTCCGCGAACGCATGTGGGAGGAAGAGGACAGCGCCTCCAAACGGGCCGCTTACGCGACGATCTATCGGGTGCTACGGGAGATCGTCGCCCTGCTCGCCCCGTACGCGCCGTTCGTCAGCGACGAGATCTACGGTACCCTGACCGGCGACGCCGGACACGACACCGTCCACATGTGTGACTGGCCGGGCGTCGAGGAGTACTGGGAGGACGAGCAACTCGAGGACGACGTCGAACTCCTGCGGGCGATCGAGGAAGCCGGCGCGAACGCCCGTCAGCAGGCCGGTCGCAAACTCCGCTGGCCGGTCCCGCGGGTCGTCGTCGCCCCGAACGACGAGCGGGTGGTCGAAGCCGTCGAGCGCCACACGCCGCTGCTCGAGGATCGGCTCAACGCCCGCGATATCGAACTGGTCTCGCCCGACGATCGCTGGGGCGAACTCGAGTACAGCGCCGAGGCCGACATGAGCGAACTCGGCCCGGCGTTCGGCGATCGCGCCGAGACGGTCATGAACGCGCTCAACGAGGCCCGCGTCGAGGAGCCGAGCCTCGAGGCGATCGAGGCGGCCGTCGCGGACGTCCTCGAAGCCGACGAGGAACTCGAGGAATCGATGGTTTCGTTCGTCACTCAGACGCCCGAGGGCGTCGCCGGGAGCGCGTTCGGCCTGAACGGCGACGATCGCGGCGTCGTCTACGTCGACGCCTCGCTGACCGACGACATCGAGAGCGAGGGCTACGCCCGCGAGGTCATCCGCCGCGTCCAGGAGATGCGCAAGGACCTCGACCTCGACGTCGAAGAGCGGATCGCGCTGGACCTCGAGATCGACGACGATCGCGTCGCCGCCCTCGTCGACGAGCGGACGGACCTGATCCGCGAGGAGGTCCGCGCCGACGAGATCGGGACGGTCGAGGACGGCCACCGCAAGGAGTGGGAGGTCGAGGACGTCGACGTGACGATCGCGATCGAGCCGCTCGCGACCGCCGAAGCGTCGGACTGA
- a CDS encoding enoyl-CoA hydratase/isomerase family protein: MPEYENLTVDRDDGVATVTLQSTAGRNALHLEMANELVSVAASLGEDPDARCIVLTHDGDFFGSGADLTAFSGGESDAPLLRQLAGRLHEAIVQFHQAETPVVGGVDGIAAGAGFSLALMPDLVVLGDETTLKFAYPGIGLTGDGGATFYLPRLVGLRTAKEIVLRDEPIDPEEAVEMGLATEVVPSDAFDDRLAELASEVASGPTAAFGTTTRLLTESFDRDLEAQLAAETDAIANATHTDDYARGLDAFFGDDDPEFVGR; this comes from the coding sequence ATGCCCGAGTACGAGAACCTCACCGTGGATCGCGACGACGGCGTCGCGACGGTAACGCTCCAGAGCACGGCCGGCCGAAACGCCTTGCACCTGGAGATGGCGAACGAACTGGTATCCGTGGCCGCCTCACTCGGAGAAGACCCGGACGCGAGGTGTATCGTGCTGACCCACGACGGGGACTTTTTCGGGAGCGGTGCCGACCTCACGGCGTTTTCGGGCGGCGAATCCGACGCCCCGCTGCTCCGGCAACTGGCCGGCCGCCTCCACGAGGCGATCGTCCAGTTTCACCAGGCCGAGACGCCAGTCGTCGGCGGCGTCGACGGCATCGCCGCCGGGGCCGGGTTCAGCCTCGCGCTCATGCCCGATCTGGTCGTCCTCGGCGACGAGACGACGCTGAAATTCGCGTACCCGGGGATCGGACTGACGGGTGACGGCGGGGCGACGTTCTACCTGCCGCGACTGGTCGGCCTCCGGACCGCGAAGGAGATCGTCCTGCGTGACGAGCCGATCGACCCCGAGGAGGCCGTCGAGATGGGGCTCGCGACCGAGGTCGTCCCGAGCGACGCGTTCGACGATCGACTCGCGGAACTCGCAAGCGAAGTGGCGTCGGGGCCGACGGCGGCGTTCGGAACGACGACCCGCCTGTTGACGGAGAGCTTCGACCGGGACCTCGAAGCGCAACTCGCGGCGGAGACGGACGCCATCGCGAACGCGACGCACACGGACGATTACGCACGGGGGCTCGACGCGTTCTTCGGCGACGACGATCCCGAGTTCGTCGGCCGATAG
- a CDS encoding uracil-DNA glycosylase translates to MPASDSDSGFRDDPPVPNDRHVLEDDCRRCPALVEHRECISWGTGARDASIVVVGEAPGYGNPEADRWRGGNWTGKAYTSRHSGRRIRRMLAQVGYGDDAYYTNAVKCFPADPDDPTTNREPTAEERSNCRTHLLTELELVGPTVVLATGKHATTTVLAAEDRDLEGFLDSVLDPIRCDRLGVWLVPILHPSYQDVWVGRLGYEPEAYLAAIGETLDGLCGRTADGERSGPSERTG, encoded by the coding sequence GTGCCCGCGTCCGACTCCGACTCCGGATTCCGAGACGACCCTCCAGTCCCGAACGATCGCCACGTGCTCGAGGACGACTGCCGGCGCTGCCCGGCGCTCGTCGAGCACCGCGAGTGCATCTCGTGGGGCACCGGCGCTCGCGACGCGAGTATCGTCGTCGTCGGCGAAGCGCCCGGCTACGGCAACCCCGAAGCCGATCGGTGGCGGGGCGGCAACTGGACCGGCAAGGCCTACACCTCGCGCCACTCCGGCCGCCGGATCCGGCGCATGCTCGCGCAGGTCGGCTACGGCGACGACGCGTACTACACGAACGCGGTGAAGTGCTTCCCTGCGGATCCGGACGACCCGACCACGAACCGCGAGCCGACCGCCGAGGAGCGTTCGAACTGTCGAACCCACCTGCTGACGGAACTCGAACTCGTCGGTCCCACGGTCGTCCTCGCAACCGGCAAACACGCGACTACGACGGTGCTGGCGGCCGAGGATCGGGACCTCGAGGGGTTTCTCGACAGCGTACTCGATCCGATCCGGTGCGATCGGCTCGGGGTGTGGCTCGTTCCGATTCTGCACCCGTCGTACCAGGACGTCTGGGTCGGCCGGCTGGGGTACGAACCCGAAGCGTACCTCGCAGCGATCGGGGAGACGCTGGACGGGCTCTGTGGACGGACAGCCGACGGAGAGCGATCGGGACCGTCGGAACGGACCGGATGA
- a CDS encoding glycerophosphodiester phosphodiesterase, whose amino-acid sequence MEIIGHRGCAAQFPENTLLAIREAARRLPAVEVDVRRCGSGELVAFHDETLERVTDADGRVAETPWSDLGDLTVLESGEPIPRLESVLQVVPDDVTVQLELKERGIALDTLQLAMAADADVRVSSFLPEALAEIEAAPLDVPNGLLFGEEPDVNLSRAIDLDCTHVFPHYELCLETDVVSAAREHGFDVIAWKAARTVDDVRALHEAGVDGVTADRWDVAPASLLASGETQLV is encoded by the coding sequence ATGGAGATTATCGGCCACCGAGGCTGTGCAGCTCAGTTCCCGGAGAACACCCTCCTCGCTATCCGTGAAGCCGCCCGTCGGCTGCCCGCAGTCGAGGTCGACGTTCGGCGGTGCGGATCGGGCGAACTGGTGGCGTTTCACGACGAGACGCTCGAGCGCGTCACCGACGCGGACGGACGAGTCGCGGAGACGCCCTGGTCCGATCTCGGCGACCTGACCGTGCTCGAATCGGGCGAACCGATTCCCCGTCTCGAGTCGGTGCTGCAGGTGGTCCCGGACGACGTAACCGTTCAACTCGAACTGAAAGAACGGGGTATCGCGTTGGATACGTTACAGCTTGCGATGGCGGCCGACGCCGACGTCCGCGTTTCGTCGTTTCTCCCCGAGGCACTCGCGGAGATCGAGGCGGCCCCCCTCGACGTCCCGAACGGCCTCCTCTTCGGAGAGGAACCCGACGTCAACCTCTCGCGGGCGATCGACCTGGATTGTACGCACGTGTTTCCCCATTACGAACTCTGCCTCGAAACCGACGTGGTGTCCGCCGCCCGCGAGCACGGGTTCGACGTCATCGCGTGGAAGGCGGCACGGACGGTCGACGACGTGCGAGCCCTCCACGAGGCCGGCGTCGACGGCGTCACCGCGGATCGGTGGGACGTCGCTCCGGCGTCGCTCCTCGCATCTGGCGAGACACAACTGGTGTAG
- a CDS encoding NTP transferase domain-containing protein, whose product MRGVILAAGQGRRMGHYTGDVPKAFLEFDGRTLYDRQCALLEPHVDETAVVLGYRHETVLERFDPENPLILEDWDRYENAASLLLALGRIDDDLLVLNGDVLVDMREIGRLTGQFDALGGRLNLVGCIPGLQDVETAIRWDETGRVTAYGLIEGHQHAGFGVVSRDHRMAAIRVLRTRLHDWYPCVYPLTPTRPLLIPADRHVEINRPADLDRARTWLASERIRCA is encoded by the coding sequence ATGCGTGGCGTGATCCTCGCCGCGGGTCAGGGCCGACGAATGGGCCACTACACCGGCGACGTCCCGAAGGCCTTTCTCGAGTTCGACGGCCGGACGCTGTACGATCGACAGTGCGCGCTACTCGAGCCACACGTCGACGAAACGGCCGTCGTGCTGGGGTATCGTCACGAGACCGTCCTCGAACGGTTCGATCCCGAGAACCCGTTGATCCTCGAGGACTGGGACCGATACGAGAACGCCGCGTCGTTGCTCCTCGCGCTCGGACGAATCGACGACGATCTGCTGGTCCTGAACGGCGACGTACTCGTCGACATGCGCGAAATCGGGCGGCTGACGGGCCAGTTCGACGCCCTCGGCGGTCGGCTCAACCTCGTCGGGTGTATCCCCGGGCTACAGGACGTGGAGACGGCGATCCGCTGGGACGAGACGGGGCGCGTGACGGCCTACGGGCTCATCGAGGGCCACCAGCACGCCGGGTTCGGCGTCGTGAGCCGCGATCACCGGATGGCTGCGATCCGGGTCCTGCGAACGCGGCTCCACGACTGGTACCCCTGCGTCTACCCCCTGACGCCGACCCGGCCGCTGTTGATACCGGCCGATCGACACGTCGAGATCAATCGGCCGGCGGATCTCGATCGGGCCCGGACGTGGCTCGCGTCCGAGCGGATCCGCTGTGCGTGA
- a CDS encoding CDP-glycerol glycerophosphotransferase family protein → MVEVLYAIERPFMRKTFEAIDRHVDVESAFVPVRADARGCSDRIDEIDVDDPGAVDDNVSAIDPSVVVYNHRFGIERFTFYEEYPLVHLRHGASIGRGEVAVTAETILEYVAAALAPGERWAKAYRAAAPSDVTVAVVGIPEADALADAPPPRERRVLYAPTNYMVGRGAYANTARSVVECFAHTEYELLFRPHPTDRREGPGLAVTRNCRRRIDGVPNVVFDTATTPTESMRRSDVLISDYSGSIAEWLHTGRPLVQLTDVDAPDRDVPRIGVTTDAIDLELVDDLYHNGEPDAVKRRRASWIEYLGIPMDGRAGERAAREVLRCRA, encoded by the coding sequence ATGGTAGAGGTACTGTACGCCATCGAGCGACCGTTCATGCGAAAGACGTTCGAGGCGATCGACCGTCACGTGGACGTCGAGTCGGCGTTCGTCCCGGTCCGGGCGGATGCGCGCGGCTGTAGCGACCGCATCGACGAAATCGACGTGGACGATCCCGGGGCGGTCGACGACAACGTCAGCGCGATCGATCCCTCCGTCGTCGTCTACAACCACCGATTCGGCATCGAGCGGTTCACGTTCTACGAGGAGTATCCGCTCGTTCACCTGCGACACGGTGCGTCGATCGGTCGCGGCGAGGTCGCCGTGACGGCGGAGACGATCCTCGAGTACGTCGCCGCCGCGCTGGCACCCGGCGAACGGTGGGCGAAGGCGTACCGGGCCGCTGCGCCGTCCGACGTGACCGTGGCCGTCGTCGGCATCCCGGAAGCCGACGCGCTGGCCGATGCGCCACCGCCCCGCGAACGCCGGGTGCTGTACGCGCCGACCAACTACATGGTCGGCCGCGGCGCGTACGCGAACACCGCCCGCTCGGTCGTCGAGTGCTTCGCCCACACGGAGTACGAACTGCTCTTCCGTCCACACCCGACCGACAGACGCGAAGGGCCGGGGCTGGCTGTCACTCGCAACTGCAGGCGCCGGATCGACGGGGTGCCGAACGTCGTCTTCGATACGGCTACGACGCCCACCGAGAGCATGCGTCGATCGGACGTCCTTATTTCGGACTACTCGGGTTCGATCGCCGAGTGGCTCCACACCGGTCGGCCGCTCGTCCAATTGACGGACGTCGATGCGCCGGACCGCGACGTGCCGCGGATCGGCGTCACGACCGACGCGATCGATCTCGAACTCGTCGACGATCTGTACCACAACGGCGAACCCGACGCCGTGAAGCGACGACGAGCGTCCTGGATCGAGTACCTCGGCATCCCGATGGACGGCCGGGCCGGCGAGCGCGCCGCGAGGGAGGTGCTTCGATGCAGGGCGTGA